From Verrucomicrobia bacterium S94, the proteins below share one genomic window:
- a CDS encoding DEAD/DEAH box helicase translates to MKKENDLNGVFGALLPELGNAVTDAGYHTPSPIQEQAIPYLLEGRDMIGCAQTGTGKTAAFTLPILQYLVKKNKRPVPKRPEVLILAPTRELAAQIGDSIKKYGKYTRVSHTVIFGGVGQHPQVKAIRRGVNMLVATPGRLNDLVGQGLLDLGGVEIFVLDEADRMLDMGFIHDIKKIIKELPKKRQSLFFSATMEPKVKQLAESLVNNPAQVAIEPEKPAVERITQKVLFVKKEHKDDLILQLMGSKKLDKVIIFTQMKHVANKVARKLEGVGVSAAAIHGNKSQGARTQALADFKSGKCRALVATDIAARGIDVKEISHVINYDMPVEPETYVHRIGRTARAGAEGDAISMCCAPERDYLRAIEKLIGFEVPRDLNHSWHSEKAMNATGAEAKPGPKVRQQRGKVTVGNDGRPKNTRKGPRPGRVKSRRSSQRRSMHG, encoded by the coding sequence ATGAAAAAAGAAAACGACCTCAATGGCGTTTTCGGTGCACTGCTTCCTGAACTTGGAAATGCAGTAACCGACGCAGGTTATCATACACCCTCACCGATTCAGGAGCAGGCGATTCCGTACCTGCTGGAGGGACGCGACATGATCGGGTGTGCCCAGACGGGTACCGGAAAAACGGCAGCCTTCACACTGCCGATTCTTCAGTATCTTGTGAAAAAGAATAAGCGCCCGGTTCCGAAACGGCCGGAAGTCCTGATTCTGGCCCCGACGCGCGAGCTCGCGGCGCAGATTGGTGACAGTATTAAAAAATACGGCAAATATACCAGAGTTTCGCATACGGTTATTTTCGGCGGCGTCGGTCAGCATCCGCAGGTAAAAGCCATTCGGCGCGGGGTGAATATGCTGGTGGCTACACCGGGACGGTTGAATGACCTGGTGGGCCAGGGACTGCTTGATTTGGGCGGTGTGGAAATCTTCGTGCTCGACGAAGCCGACCGTATGCTCGATATGGGTTTTATTCATGACATCAAAAAAATAATCAAAGAGCTGCCGAAAAAACGGCAGTCGCTCTTTTTCTCGGCGACGATGGAACCGAAGGTCAAGCAGCTCGCGGAGTCGCTGGTGAATAATCCGGCACAGGTGGCCATTGAACCGGAAAAGCCGGCGGTTGAGCGGATTACGCAGAAAGTCCTGTTTGTTAAAAAAGAGCATAAAGACGATCTGATTCTGCAGCTGATGGGCAGTAAGAAACTGGATAAGGTCATCATTTTTACACAGATGAAGCACGTGGCCAATAAAGTGGCACGCAAGCTCGAGGGTGTTGGTGTTTCTGCGGCGGCGATTCACGGCAACAAAAGCCAGGGTGCGCGGACCCAGGCGCTGGCCGATTTTAAATCGGGCAAATGCCGGGCACTGGTAGCCACCGATATTGCGGCGCGCGGGATTGATGTGAAGGAAATTTCCCACGTCATTAATTATGATATGCCGGTGGAGCCGGAAACCTATGTGCACCGGATTGGACGAACCGCCCGGGCCGGTGCTGAAGGCGATGCGATTTCGATGTGCTGTGCACCGGAACGGGACTATCTGCGTGCGATTGAAAAGCTGATCGGTTTTGAGGTCCCGCGGGATCTGAATCATAGTTGGCATTCTGAAAAAGCAATGAATGCAACCGGCGCGGAGGCCAAACCGGGACCTAAGGTCCGGCAGCAGCGCGGCAAGGTTACGGTGGGGAACGACGGCCGGCCGAAAAATACGCGAAAAGGGCCGCGCCCGGGCCGTGTGAAAAGCCGCCGTTCGAGTCAGAGGAGAAGCATGCATGGTTGA